One region of Armigeres subalbatus isolate Guangzhou_Male chromosome 3, GZ_Asu_2, whole genome shotgun sequence genomic DNA includes:
- the LOC134227386 gene encoding carbonic anhydrase 2 → MKLYLETVFAALLIFGAHNASVSGHRFGYSKPDQRRWSKAHQSCAGKHQSPIAISSSRAIPLNMPAIELVGYNNLLPGPVTLHNNGHSVSISIPKTDPSKGKHPYVFGGKLGNEYELEGLHFHWGDKNNRGAEHVMNDIRYPLEMHIIHRNKKYKSVGEALGYSDGLTVLGFFYQVTEHDSHEISSLMRVFPMIEEYDQQVHLNHTFTLNSLLGNLDMTRFYTYKGSLTTPPCSEAVTWILFPEVLDISITQIRRFRMLDTGMHGSPMVDNFRALQPLGNRRIFARKVNARNTALESLRSEIDHAQWDWVF, encoded by the exons ATGAAGCTCTATTTAGAAACTGTGTTTGCAGCGCTGTTGATCTTTGGAG CTCACAATGCCTCGGTTAGCGGGCACCGATTCGGTTACAGCAAACCGGATCAACGTAGATGGTCCAAAGCTCACCAGAGCTGTGCCGGGAAGCATCAATCGCCGATCGCCATCTCCAGCAGTAGG GCGATTCCGTTGAACATGCCGGCTATCGAGTTGGTCGGATACAACAACCTGCTGCCGGGACCGGTCACCCTTCACAATAACGGACATTCGG TTTCCATCTCCATACCGAAAACCgatccatcgaagggaaagcaCCCGTACGTCTTCGGGGGAAAGCTGGGCAACGAGTACGAGCTGGAAGGGCTACACTTCCACTGGGGCGACAAGAACAACCGAGGCGCCGAGCACGTCATGAACGATATCAG ATACCCTCTCGAGATGCACATCATTCATCGAAATAAAAAGTACAAATCTGTTGGAGAAGCTCTCGGCTATTCAGATGGTCTAACTGTTCTCGGTTTCTTCTATCAG GTAACCGAGCACGACAGCCACGAGATTTCCTCTTTGATGAGGGTCTTCCCCATGATCGAAGAGTACGACCAACAAGTTCACCTGAACCACACCTTCACGCTAAACTCACTGCTGGGCAATTTGGACATGACCCGATTCTACACCTACAAAGGCTCTCTAACCACGCCACCGTGCTCCGAAGCGGTCACGTGGATTCTCTTCCCCGAGGTGCTGGACATTTCCATTACGCAAATTCGACGATTCCGGATG CTGGACACCGGAATGCATGGTTCCCCTATGGTGGATAACTTCCGAGCGCTGCAACCGCTGGGCAATCGGAGAATATTCGCGCGAAAGGTGAACGCCCGTAACACCGCACTGGAAAGCCTGCGCAGCGAGATCGACCATGCCCAATGGGATTGGGTGTTCTGA